One genomic window of Quercus robur chromosome 6, dhQueRobu3.1, whole genome shotgun sequence includes the following:
- the LOC126733010 gene encoding protein BRICK 1, with translation MARAGGITNAVNVGIAVQADWENREFISHISLNVRRLFDFLVQFEATTKSKLASLNEKLDTLERRLELLEVQVGTASANPSLFAT, from the exons ATGGCAAGAGCAGGAGGGATAACAAATGCAGTGAACGTTGGTATAGCTGTGCAAGCTGATTGGGAAAACCGTGAATTCATCTCTCACATTTCTCTCAATGTTCGCCGCCTCTTCGATTTCCTAGTCCAATTCG AGGCTACAACGAAGAGCAAATTGGCGTCACTGAATGAGAAGCTCGATACGCTGGAGCGTCGTCTAGAACTCCTTGAAGTCCAAGTGGGAACAGCATCAGCCAACCCGTCTCTTTTTGCTACATGA